A stretch of Pseudoclavibacter chungangensis DNA encodes these proteins:
- a CDS encoding DNA-3-methyladenine glycosylase I: MGDGATTGADAGSGVVVGDDGLARPTWAASDPLLREYYDTEWGLPVRDETGLFERISLEAFQSGLSWATILRKRPAFRSAFGGFVPDTVADYGDADVERLLADAGIVRNRAKIEATIANARATVALRDGGGLVDLVWSFRPARTPTPRTLEEIPTRSAESTALAKALRAHGFRFVGPTTMHALMEAIGMIDTHLVDSHRRGTSGVWPLPAS, from the coding sequence ATGGGTGATGGAGCGACGACGGGAGCGGACGCGGGTTCGGGTGTCGTGGTCGGCGACGACGGGCTCGCGCGTCCGACGTGGGCGGCGAGCGATCCGCTGTTGCGCGAGTACTACGACACCGAGTGGGGCCTGCCCGTGCGCGACGAGACCGGCCTGTTCGAGCGCATCAGTCTCGAGGCGTTCCAGTCCGGGCTGAGCTGGGCGACGATCCTGCGCAAGCGGCCCGCCTTCCGCTCCGCGTTCGGCGGCTTCGTACCCGATACGGTGGCCGACTACGGCGATGCCGACGTCGAGCGGCTGCTGGCCGACGCGGGCATCGTCCGCAATCGGGCCAAGATCGAGGCGACGATCGCGAACGCCCGCGCGACCGTCGCATTGCGTGACGGTGGGGGCCTCGTGGACCTCGTGTGGTCGTTCCGTCCGGCCCGCACGCCGACTCCTCGCACACTCGAGGAGATCCCGACGCGCTCGGCCGAGTCGACGGCGCTCGCGAAGGCCCTCCGCGCGCACGGGTTCCGCTTCGTCGGGCCCACGACGATGCACGCGCTCATGGAGGCGATCGGCATGATCGACACCCACCTCGTCGACTCGCACCGCCGCGGCACGTCGGGGGTGTGGCCCCTCCCGGCGTCCTGA
- a CDS encoding RNA polymerase sigma factor — MRTPFDRAVRAHGETVLRVCRASLGATADAEDAWSETFLAALRAWPELPDDSNVEAWLVRVAQRKCIDIVRARAHVAIPVAELPERPSTIGRPGVRDLDLWDAVAALPERQRLAVSAHHLAGLTHAETAALIGGTPDAARRACADGIRTLRRRAAREDPLAEGTGHGSRGRASPRTSTGMSTTPGSRTTVNTNTKASTDTKASTSNAPAVTRAAGEGTTGTEEDAR, encoded by the coding sequence AGTCTCGGCGCGACGGCCGATGCCGAGGACGCGTGGTCCGAGACGTTCCTCGCGGCGTTGCGTGCGTGGCCCGAACTGCCGGACGACTCGAACGTCGAGGCGTGGCTCGTGCGCGTCGCGCAGCGCAAGTGCATCGACATCGTGCGCGCTCGGGCCCACGTCGCGATCCCCGTGGCCGAACTCCCCGAGCGGCCGTCGACGATCGGGCGACCGGGGGTGCGGGATCTCGATCTGTGGGACGCGGTCGCGGCGCTGCCCGAGCGGCAGCGCCTCGCGGTCTCGGCCCACCACCTCGCGGGTCTCACACACGCGGAGACCGCGGCGCTCATCGGTGGCACGCCGGACGCGGCGAGGCGCGCGTGCGCGGACGGCATCAGGACGCTGCGGCGTCGCGCGGCGCGAGAGGACCCGCTGGCCGAGGGGACGGGCCACGGGAGTCGGGGGCGTGCGAGTCCGCGCACGAGCACCGGAATGAGCACGACCCCGGGATCGAGGACGACGGTGAACACCAACACGAAGGCGAGCACGGACACGAAGGCGAGCACGAGCAACGCCCCGGCTGTCACCCGCGCCGCGGGCGAGGGCACGACGGGAACGGAGGAGGACGCACGATGA
- a CDS encoding alpha-ketoglutarate-dependent dioxygenase AlkB family protein translates to MTQLFGDDAFERVPRVLAPGATWVPDWLDVEQQAWIVRRFAEWADGPVPIRHPRVGAHEMSVRNVCLGRHWRPGGYSRVADDVNGRAVLPVPDWLVRLGRRAIAATGDAETAASYTPDAVLANYYDLDAHMGMHQDRDEPSGAPVVSISIGDSCTFRFGNTAGRGRPYEDIRLASGDLFVFGGPARLAFHGVVRIHPGTAPSGIGLASGRINLTLRSTGLAP, encoded by the coding sequence GTGACCCAGCTCTTCGGCGACGACGCGTTCGAGCGCGTTCCGCGCGTCCTCGCGCCCGGTGCGACCTGGGTGCCGGATTGGCTCGACGTCGAACAGCAGGCCTGGATCGTGCGTCGCTTCGCGGAGTGGGCGGACGGCCCCGTCCCCATCCGGCACCCGCGCGTCGGCGCGCACGAGATGAGCGTCCGCAACGTCTGTCTCGGTAGGCACTGGAGGCCGGGCGGCTACTCGCGTGTCGCGGACGACGTCAACGGCCGCGCGGTCCTGCCGGTGCCCGATTGGCTCGTCCGCCTCGGTCGTCGTGCGATCGCCGCGACGGGCGATGCCGAGACGGCCGCGTCGTACACCCCCGACGCGGTGCTCGCGAACTACTACGACCTCGACGCGCACATGGGCATGCACCAGGACCGCGACGAACCGTCCGGCGCGCCCGTGGTGTCGATCTCCATCGGCGACAGTTGCACCTTCCGGTTCGGCAACACGGCGGGACGCGGACGGCCGTACGAGGACATCCGGCTCGCGTCGGGTGACCTGTTCGTGTTCGGCGGCCCCGCACGGCTCGCGTTCCACGGTGTCGTCCGGATCCACCCGGGCACCGCCCCGAGCGGCATCGGCCTCGCCTCGGGCCGCATCAATCTCACGCTGCGCTCGACGGGCCTCGCACCGTGA
- a CDS encoding iron-siderophore ABC transporter substrate-binding protein, translated as MPLRRTSLLAPPLLLALLLTACTPATGEDTAEAACHDVEHELGTACVPDDPQRVVVLDPLMTLPTLIELDVPVVGAASIYPDGAVFPDYLDPADLEGIEVVGGMLDPSPEAIAALDPDLIILDATNGASSFDRMQSIAPTVAVPYAFYNDAWLDDVRFLAGVVGKSAEIDSGIAAYETRAAEVASSLGTRGGDLTLTRVDVYEGSPLYYRSGCTWFGTVLTDAGVTQPSSQQPDDCTMFDYSTVVVPLSLEELSVVDSATIVGYQQKTDGVSADASPFTALEGNELWQALPAVRTGSVHVMGDAWGLGVSLTAAHVILDDLETTVFPV; from the coding sequence ATGCCACTGCGTCGAACCTCGCTCCTCGCTCCACCGCTCCTGCTCGCGCTGCTCCTCACCGCGTGCACCCCGGCGACGGGCGAGGACACGGCCGAAGCCGCGTGCCACGACGTCGAGCACGAGCTCGGTACCGCCTGCGTCCCCGACGACCCGCAGCGTGTCGTCGTGCTCGATCCGCTCATGACGCTGCCCACCCTCATCGAGCTCGACGTCCCCGTCGTCGGTGCGGCGAGCATCTACCCGGACGGCGCGGTGTTCCCCGACTACCTCGATCCGGCGGATCTCGAGGGCATCGAAGTCGTGGGCGGCATGCTCGATCCGAGTCCCGAGGCGATCGCAGCGCTCGACCCCGATCTCATCATCCTCGACGCCACGAACGGCGCGTCCTCCTTCGATCGCATGCAATCGATCGCACCCACCGTCGCGGTGCCCTACGCGTTCTACAACGACGCGTGGCTCGACGACGTCCGCTTCCTCGCCGGCGTCGTCGGGAAGTCGGCCGAGATCGACTCGGGCATCGCCGCCTACGAGACGCGCGCCGCCGAGGTCGCGTCATCGCTCGGGACGCGCGGCGGCGACCTCACGCTCACGCGCGTCGACGTCTACGAGGGGTCGCCGCTGTACTACCGCAGCGGGTGCACGTGGTTCGGCACCGTCCTCACGGATGCGGGCGTGACCCAACCGTCCTCACAGCAGCCCGACGACTGCACGATGTTCGACTACTCGACCGTCGTCGTGCCGCTGTCCCTCGAGGAGCTCTCCGTCGTGGACTCGGCGACGATCGTCGGCTACCAGCAGAAGACGGACGGCGTGAGCGCCGATGCGAGCCCGTTCACCGCGCTCGAGGGCAATGAGCTGTGGCAGGCGCTGCCCGCCGTGCGCACCGGGTCGGTGCACGTCATGGGGGATGCGTGGGGGCTCGGCGTCTCGCTCACGGCGGCCCACGTGATCCTCGACGACCTGGAGACGACGGTCTTCCCGGTGTGA
- a CDS encoding methylated-DNA--[protein]-cysteine S-methyltransferase, translated as MTIDGTTEVDEGGAGRTDPADLRSGLPIPGDDLARLRVRLATRANDEALVDVGHRTVDSPLGPLLVAVTERGIVRIAFERQGFDAALEELATRIGARVLEDPARTDPVARQLDEYFDGRRRAFELPVDHRLAHGFRALVQAALPDIPFGTTTSYGELARVVGRPGAARAVGTACATNPVPIVVPCHRVLRADGSAGGYAGGEAAKRLLLALERRA; from the coding sequence ATGACGATCGACGGCACGACCGAGGTGGACGAGGGTGGCGCCGGGCGGACCGACCCGGCGGATCTCCGCTCGGGACTCCCGATTCCCGGCGACGACCTCGCGCGTCTGCGCGTGCGTCTCGCGACGCGGGCGAACGACGAGGCGCTCGTCGACGTCGGGCATCGCACGGTCGATTCACCCCTCGGCCCGCTCCTCGTCGCGGTCACGGAGCGCGGGATCGTCCGCATCGCGTTCGAGCGCCAGGGGTTCGACGCCGCGCTCGAGGAGCTCGCGACCCGCATCGGCGCGCGTGTGCTCGAGGACCCGGCACGAACCGATCCGGTCGCCCGTCAGCTCGACGAGTACTTCGACGGCCGGCGGCGGGCGTTCGAACTGCCCGTCGACCATCGCCTCGCGCACGGGTTCCGCGCTCTCGTGCAGGCCGCGCTGCCCGACATCCCGTTCGGCACCACGACGAGTTACGGCGAGCTCGCGCGCGTCGTCGGCCGGCCCGGTGCGGCCCGGGCCGTGGGAACGGCGTGCGCCACGAATCCCGTGCCGATCGTCGTGCCGTGCCACCGCGTGCTGCGGGCCGACGGCTCGGCAGGCGGCTACGCGGGCGGCGAAGCCGCGAAGCGACTCCTGCTCGCGCTCGAGCGGCGCGCATGA
- a CDS encoding TetR/AcrR family transcriptional regulator, with translation MTRSPGWQIRAAEMQRRIRTHAIALFRERGFDEVTIAEIARAAGVAERTVYRYVGSKEAIVFEHSPGTFEPFLDALRREPRDLPVTAAVSNCVRRFLSSDAELQTDRDRVSLLRETPSLYSAWLLALRDLEAGLAAWLAERTGAPADDVGIRAGAAAITAAHRIANESWDTGDMGSYLDGFERALRVLGARLDDLVGAPTADRSAPERDDAAPSRGAGA, from the coding sequence ATGACGCGGAGCCCCGGCTGGCAGATTCGCGCGGCCGAGATGCAGCGACGCATTCGAACGCACGCGATCGCACTCTTCCGGGAGCGCGGCTTCGACGAGGTGACGATCGCCGAGATCGCGCGGGCCGCAGGCGTCGCCGAGCGCACCGTGTACCGCTACGTCGGCAGCAAGGAGGCGATCGTCTTCGAGCACTCGCCGGGCACCTTCGAGCCGTTCCTCGACGCGCTCCGGCGGGAACCGCGCGACCTTCCCGTCACGGCCGCGGTGTCGAACTGTGTGCGCCGGTTCCTGTCGAGCGATGCCGAGCTGCAGACCGATCGCGACCGGGTGTCGCTCCTGCGCGAGACGCCGTCGCTGTACTCGGCCTGGTTGCTCGCGCTCCGTGACCTCGAGGCCGGGCTCGCCGCGTGGCTCGCGGAGCGCACCGGCGCACCGGCCGACGACGTCGGGATCCGCGCCGGGGCGGCCGCGATCACGGCCGCCCATCGCATCGCGAACGAGAGCTGGGACACGGGGGACATGGGCTCGTACCTCGACGGCTTCGAGCGTGCCCTCCGTGTGCTCGGCGCCCGTCTCGACGATCTCGTCGGCGCGCCGACCGCCGATCGGTCCGCGCCGGAACGAGACGACGCCGCGCCGTCCCGCGGTGCGGGCGCGTGA